A region from the Methanofollis liminatans DSM 4140 genome encodes:
- a CDS encoding DEAD/DEAH box helicase has translation MDGDILENFHVSWASFLGNNGNSQGKKEIQSLKYALLKYVEDRNEQDINRGDYDCFVPICDILHDIEGTEDPVLLTSLADHCGFDSGSFDKNDLSEIYRVIILQCLREMVNDGVLLYVYDKQRVRSRIAELVRYFSYLKQRFDDDYESSPGLTQMVKLKTKSRRRPKRDIILKNALQSVFTVKDEVRLNESIQGAIQDGTYKKAFEWLRLMIKSNFNRDPSEIYLSRFQVDGFKEILKAAISKDFSSDNLSYIIQSSTGSGKTETFLFPILLYTLLMSKKSGTKALLLYPRIDLCNDQVQRLLRYVAIINDSGLPGTKKIKIGIHHSRTDGLSLACPYDGCTGKLVTQNGDRFYRCDQNADHLIDYIVDKNSPADIIISTPDSMHRRLMDQYGKENIWDGKDVLPKFIVFDEAHIYSNQSGMHVANIVQRLRQKIRSKTSAEPIFIASSATVGAPETFACQLFSTDNAQAIRPRDTDLEEIGREYVVFLKATNPRKILIPKPGEEKERLTIATNLSAMIQTAFCFYHTMLKMKEKDRIIGFVDSIDIIKRLGDKLCDAERQRKLYQLRTPDHKLDTALNRNCPHVACETLPPNPYTNRCQAYLDGECWWTMEDRDTSPMNIHVHKSGNTCNCQNKEVKTDDWDMMITTSSLEVGFDHPAIIGTFQYKAPMNIPGFVQRIGRGGRSPSDMPVSVVVLGSHPLDNFYFHHTTLLTDPGSDKLEIPIDPANKYIKAMHVVSFIYDYISTHAYKRDLRVHYYNLDVKETLQLIKNNKDHIIKEVIETFQISPSDANQILEHLCAYYRSSLEPLEPGREESSFIDLCRYDKENQGRGIEEIKNEILRTIIQMGGQI, from the coding sequence ATGGACGGTGACATCCTTGAGAATTTTCATGTTTCCTGGGCCTCTTTCCTTGGGAATAATGGCAATTCTCAGGGAAAAAAAGAAATACAATCCCTAAAATACGCTCTTTTAAAATACGTCGAAGACCGGAACGAACAGGATATCAATAGAGGAGATTATGACTGTTTTGTCCCGATATGTGATATTTTACACGATATTGAAGGGACAGAAGATCCTGTCCTGCTCACTTCTCTCGCCGACCATTGTGGATTTGATAGTGGCTCTTTTGATAAAAACGACCTCTCAGAGATATACCGTGTGATCATTCTCCAGTGCCTCAGGGAAATGGTCAATGATGGAGTGCTCCTCTATGTGTACGATAAACAACGGGTGAGGAGCCGGATTGCAGAACTCGTCCGTTATTTTTCCTATCTAAAACAGCGCTTCGATGACGATTATGAGTCGTCACCCGGCCTCACTCAGATGGTAAAACTGAAGACAAAGAGTCGAAGAAGGCCTAAACGTGATATCATCCTCAAAAATGCACTCCAGAGCGTCTTCACCGTCAAAGATGAAGTGCGGCTGAATGAATCCATCCAGGGCGCCATTCAAGATGGAACATATAAAAAGGCATTTGAGTGGCTCCGTTTGATGATCAAGAGTAACTTCAATCGAGACCCTTCAGAAATTTATCTTTCCCGGTTCCAGGTCGATGGATTCAAGGAGATCTTGAAAGCAGCCATATCAAAGGATTTTTCATCAGATAATCTCTCTTATATCATCCAGTCCAGCACCGGTTCTGGAAAAACAGAGACCTTTCTCTTCCCGATTTTGCTCTATACGTTATTGATGAGCAAAAAGTCAGGGACAAAAGCACTCCTCCTCTACCCCCGGATCGACCTCTGTAACGATCAGGTCCAGCGCCTCCTCCGCTACGTTGCGATCATCAATGATTCGGGATTGCCTGGAACAAAAAAGATCAAAATCGGCATTCACCACAGCCGGACAGACGGTCTATCGCTCGCGTGTCCGTATGATGGGTGCACCGGCAAGCTGGTCACACAGAATGGCGACCGGTTTTATCGATGTGACCAGAACGCCGACCACCTCATCGACTATATTGTCGATAAAAACAGCCCGGCCGACATCATCATCTCAACACCCGATTCCATGCACCGTAGGTTGATGGACCAATACGGGAAAGAGAATATATGGGACGGGAAGGACGTTCTTCCAAAATTTATCGTCTTTGACGAGGCCCACATCTATTCAAACCAGTCAGGGATGCATGTCGCAAATATCGTACAGCGACTCCGGCAGAAGATCCGGTCGAAGACATCCGCTGAACCGATATTCATTGCATCAAGTGCAACCGTCGGTGCCCCTGAAACGTTTGCCTGCCAGCTCTTTTCGACGGATAATGCTCAGGCCATCAGGCCCCGAGATACAGACCTGGAGGAGATAGGACGTGAATATGTGGTTTTTCTCAAAGCCACCAATCCCCGCAAGATCCTGATCCCCAAGCCCGGGGAGGAGAAGGAGCGACTCACTATCGCCACAAACCTCTCAGCGATGATACAGACTGCCTTCTGTTTCTACCATACGATGCTCAAGATGAAAGAGAAGGATCGGATCATCGGATTCGTCGACTCCATTGATATTATCAAGCGCCTCGGAGACAAACTCTGTGATGCCGAACGACAGAGGAAACTCTATCAGTTACGGACCCCGGATCACAAGCTTGACACGGCTCTGAATCGCAACTGCCCCCATGTGGCCTGTGAGACACTTCCACCCAATCCATACACCAACCGCTGCCAGGCCTATCTCGACGGAGAGTGCTGGTGGACGATGGAGGATCGTGATACCTCCCCGATGAATATCCATGTCCACAAATCGGGCAACACCTGCAATTGCCAGAATAAAGAGGTTAAAACCGACGATTGGGACATGATGATCACCACCTCCTCGCTGGAAGTAGGGTTTGATCATCCGGCCATCATCGGAACATTCCAGTATAAGGCTCCGATGAATATCCCCGGGTTTGTGCAGAGGATCGGGCGGGGCGGGCGTTCTCCCTCTGATATGCCCGTCTCAGTTGTGGTGCTTGGATCGCACCCTCTCGATAATTTTTACTTCCACCACACCACGCTTCTGACGGATCCCGGGTCAGATAAACTGGAAATACCCATAGACCCGGCAAACAAGTATATCAAAGCCATGCATGTCGTCTCGTTTATTTACGACTATATCAGTACACATGCATATAAGCGTGACCTCAGGGTCCATTACTATAATCTCGATGTGAAAGAGACGCTTCAGCTGATTAAAAACAATAAAGACCACATTATCAAAGAGGTGATCGAAACATTCCAGATCAGTCCGTCAGATGCCAACCAGATCCTTGAGCATCTCTGTGCCTATTATCGATCCTCGCTTGAACCTCTCGAACCGGGTCGTGAAGAGAGTTCATTTATCGACCTCTGCCGGTACGACAAAGAGAATCAGGGGCGGGGCATCGAAGAAATCAAAAACGAGATTCTCAGGACAATCATTCAGATGGGAGGGCAGATATGA
- a CDS encoding AAA family ATPase, whose protein sequence is MSDLDLSDLGLNSNPFDTIIGDQESSKKYRLFGREDQLEKAEFFVKRALHEKKQQRMLVRGEYGTGKTHHLLRLQDEIRSGMYGDGAVAVYLGNLGISIRRFYEKFIESFSPYGSDFQDIIAALPPVEPAESVDQAYKKERLRDNVIANIQKIVATSQLQGYNGIFLLIDEAEDIVQSSDNDEIQYFVQTLLHLVNHFSGAPLHFIMGFSREALAKITVINGPESSESRLGDALLQRFQNNDEIVLGYLSEKDVLAMVHDRLNSSRITPSESLYPLHEGVVGVVARLTGGHPREILSILNKGLIYAQKSGIKEVDGGCILQVLATHTSFFDKENVVLDYGALSRITTAIKERDEPLFKDFERLQGKLIGEEAEVSQDEFSLDSNPDGLTQPIQGIRILERKFSEHGETTYVIHQEVKNEIFKGKRYDSQIEQNLDRELIELMQNPERYQPQLTTGLWTLLQKEAKAEYKTDKSFNSYRAIVGNLRLETSPAPVSVAFAAYKGREFPTELYNGILNLLDQKVATIGFVIYEGFYFKADPNFNKFKNSLQNTENERFFGNICSIGVHELSDDRDTMMGMIKLLGNREIDSIGEIDTARLFETIGVAKKITELIEEKAIAFPEENRRRIIDHLASNSLKSYSITELKTALKLNYIDKNLMQGLQHQHFVEADGAKWKIATLDQNPPWKSIFSFVSKNTRATTREIWEYIEDNYIVQTPPGDEMRMVSWYLEILQKQSMIDSESDHGEVFHKPMDFSSQVNQYLATFEDELETYRGLVPLAENLQIPLSDHRNAIEQYASDLDSLQDEFEYNAQHVEECKNLIENIIEKRKNLDREVKNKKGEYISGFDNKKSQVEQLLEWINKGCEEGYRSGIEKDEWTKSLNNAVSDIEKHLKSEDYIHLAIGSNDLENKIKTYKTQIQDRKSSKDPCITYAEKYGDLRGICEGTLDSLEDLGYTGTDKRSTLASLAKQYTDEYNPLFNAGKFNEAKECINKIYSNLQTLNQDLRNIDTQYKSYSGKIGEYRTISGEDTGLIELLDAAQRSLDEWDFASVELALKKYNALRKSRKEVIKTPEEKLIDDYGGQNNVRFQDLKGVHSVDETFAYIKSLYQQGKISDINISFR, encoded by the coding sequence ATGAGTGACCTTGACCTCTCAGACCTCGGACTGAATTCCAATCCCTTTGATACGATCATAGGAGACCAGGAATCCTCGAAAAAATACAGATTGTTCGGACGGGAAGACCAGTTGGAAAAAGCAGAGTTCTTTGTGAAAAGGGCCTTACATGAAAAAAAACAGCAGCGTATGCTCGTGCGTGGAGAATATGGTACCGGAAAGACCCATCACCTTCTGCGCCTCCAGGATGAGATCCGCTCAGGTATGTACGGGGATGGTGCAGTAGCGGTCTATCTGGGAAATCTCGGTATAAGTATCAGACGGTTTTATGAGAAGTTCATTGAGTCATTTTCTCCGTATGGTTCAGACTTTCAGGATATCATCGCGGCTCTCCCTCCCGTGGAGCCCGCTGAAAGCGTCGATCAAGCCTATAAAAAAGAGAGACTTCGCGACAACGTCATTGCAAACATACAAAAAATCGTCGCCACCTCACAGTTGCAGGGTTACAATGGGATATTTCTCCTGATCGATGAGGCAGAGGATATTGTTCAATCAAGTGACAATGATGAAATTCAGTACTTTGTCCAGACGCTGCTTCATCTGGTCAACCATTTTTCCGGAGCTCCCCTCCATTTCATCATGGGTTTTTCACGGGAAGCACTTGCAAAAATTACTGTGATCAACGGTCCTGAATCCTCAGAGAGCAGACTTGGAGATGCATTACTACAGCGTTTCCAGAATAATGATGAGATCGTTCTTGGCTACCTCTCTGAAAAAGATGTACTGGCCATGGTCCATGATAGGCTCAATAGTTCCAGAATAACACCAAGTGAAAGCCTTTACCCACTTCACGAGGGCGTTGTAGGTGTTGTTGCACGATTGACTGGCGGACATCCCAGAGAGATCCTCTCGATCCTGAACAAAGGTCTCATATACGCGCAAAAAAGTGGGATAAAAGAAGTAGATGGGGGATGTATCCTTCAGGTTCTCGCGACCCACACCTCATTTTTTGATAAGGAGAATGTGGTCCTTGATTATGGGGCTCTCAGCCGGATCACGACCGCCATCAAGGAGAGGGATGAACCCCTCTTTAAAGATTTTGAAAGATTGCAGGGAAAGCTGATTGGAGAGGAGGCCGAGGTTTCCCAGGATGAATTCAGCCTTGATTCGAATCCTGACGGGTTGACCCAGCCGATTCAGGGGATTCGTATCCTTGAGCGAAAATTCAGCGAACATGGTGAGACAACCTACGTCATCCACCAGGAGGTCAAAAATGAGATCTTCAAGGGGAAAAGATACGACTCTCAAATCGAACAAAACCTTGATCGTGAACTGATCGAACTGATGCAGAACCCTGAACGGTATCAGCCTCAATTGACTACAGGGCTCTGGACACTGCTGCAAAAAGAGGCGAAGGCTGAGTATAAAACAGATAAATCATTTAACTCCTATCGGGCGATTGTTGGAAATCTGCGACTGGAGACCTCACCAGCACCGGTGAGTGTTGCGTTTGCAGCCTATAAAGGCAGAGAGTTCCCTACAGAATTATATAACGGCATTCTCAATCTCCTGGACCAAAAAGTTGCAACGATCGGTTTTGTGATCTATGAGGGTTTTTACTTCAAGGCAGATCCAAACTTCAACAAATTCAAAAATTCTCTTCAAAATACCGAAAATGAACGATTTTTTGGAAATATCTGTTCTATAGGAGTCCATGAACTCTCTGATGACAGGGACACAATGATGGGGATGATCAAACTCCTTGGGAACAGAGAGATCGATTCTATTGGAGAAATTGACACAGCCAGACTCTTCGAGACTATTGGAGTCGCAAAGAAGATCACCGAGCTGATCGAAGAAAAGGCGATCGCATTCCCTGAAGAAAACCGTCGAAGGATTATCGATCACCTTGCATCGAATTCCTTGAAATCGTATTCAATCACAGAATTAAAAACAGCACTAAAACTGAATTATATCGATAAAAATCTCATGCAAGGTTTACAGCATCAACACTTTGTTGAAGCTGATGGCGCCAAGTGGAAAATCGCCACACTGGACCAGAACCCTCCCTGGAAGTCGATTTTTTCATTTGTCAGCAAAAATACAAGAGCCACAACCAGAGAAATCTGGGAGTATATCGAGGACAACTACATCGTTCAGACCCCGCCGGGGGATGAGATGCGTATGGTCTCCTGGTACCTGGAGATCCTGCAAAAACAGAGCATGATTGATTCTGAATCAGACCATGGTGAAGTATTCCATAAACCAATGGACTTTTCGAGTCAGGTAAACCAGTACCTTGCAACATTTGAAGATGAACTCGAAACCTATCGCGGGTTGGTACCTCTTGCCGAGAACCTTCAGATCCCCCTATCAGATCACAGGAATGCGATTGAACAATATGCATCAGATCTGGACTCTCTTCAGGATGAGTTTGAGTACAATGCACAGCACGTCGAAGAGTGCAAGAATCTCATCGAAAATATCATTGAAAAGCGGAAAAACCTGGATAGAGAAGTAAAAAATAAAAAAGGAGAATATATCTCAGGCTTTGACAACAAAAAAAGTCAGGTAGAGCAGCTCCTGGAGTGGATCAATAAGGGATGCGAAGAAGGCTATCGCTCTGGAATTGAAAAAGATGAATGGACTAAATCGCTGAATAATGCTGTTTCTGACATTGAAAAACACCTTAAATCAGAGGACTATATCCACCTCGCTATAGGCTCAAACGATCTTGAGAATAAAATCAAGACGTACAAGACTCAGATCCAGGATAGAAAGAGCAGTAAAGACCCATGCATCACATATGCAGAAAAATACGGTGACCTCAGGGGCATCTGTGAGGGAACCCTGGACTCTCTGGAAGATCTTGGATATACCGGTACAGATAAAAGAAGCACTCTTGCAAGTCTCGCGAAGCAGTACACCGATGAATATAACCCACTCTTCAACGCCGGAAAATTCAATGAAGCCAAGGAGTGTATCAATAAAATCTATAGCAACCTCCAGACGCTCAACCAGGATCTGCGGAATATAGATACCCAGTATAAAAGTTACTCCGGAAAGATTGGAGAATACCGAACCATTTCCGGAGAGGATACAGGCCTCATTGAACTCCTCGATGCGGCACAACGCTCCCTCGATGAATGGGATTTTGCGAGCGTTGAACTTGCACTGAAAAAATATAATGCCCTTCGGAAATCGCGAAAAGAGGTCATCAAGACTCCGGAAGAAAAGTTGATAGATGATTATGGGGGGCAAAATAATGTCCGGTTCCAGGATCTAAAAGGAGTTCATTCTGTCGATGAAACTTTTGCGTATATTAAATCGCTCTACCAACAGGGAAAGATCTCGGATATCAATATCAGTTTCAGATAA
- a CDS encoding PD-(D/E)XK nuclease family protein has protein sequence MTGTYVPFDTLVKEPEAYKDQWIQSRARLSSQPYYATTQGGPKYLLNLEVPSGYRHDIRIVIWEHPPSWLPYTETSPNLVSLFGSDDEECKKMCHLFSQGEEVFFEGFLKYSAEIFWINVERILIAHPSIAIGPREIIGALHCPRIYYLEYIKNTTDNILRRPVKQISRGNVVHSICEHLTLSGEIVHLSEMGGRERTGRLREIVENETNTTFRMSSALHLLADDTLESVQKDAYFHLKDLTQETEVADFFRGRNVVTERMVNQLYGFSGVLDFLIDGSVPVELKTSSQLHEEHLIQLKVYLLVSYLDSGNRMGHLMYSKCVESRSSGECRHIHPVELTEEDIDAILYGRHRVLLMRRGMQLPSPQNMDCEECRYRRPSPYSLQKMYPACSFYCQTERYWDCYLYDEHGQITALCPLFDDCELKFSYFDTEIIDHWNKMRKAISAENEELTLLARQLRNLPEETLRMGGQKVSNLKLMTRSDQVCIFSSDEALPCLDCIPGDRVSISTEDGKNTYSGTLAGIGLNEVQVLFGGSPSEEFFGSPRYALSRDYSEKAIMRYLLRVSDYTERNRQEMRLSSGSRGKILETRALKEYDPVAVAKDLFRSKLVAIHSPSQTSDVERCVEILGHLSEKFSVLVVLRNRSEIEEFVQRYPRTHDLLIIDREEDFPPKPRVCEIGENNSPRDIQEKISLSRVIITDIGFLQRSHFFEALSHPERSYYFDYVCATGAEQFFEPMFYYIKNLGYSTLLIGDAFRMSYPVRSREARSLGLEERPFERLVLYDSYFESNDYAVYHEPFRRLPGSVVRAFEKIDSEISSERIDGNLTYIDVKGHERSVFRVDCLYQICMGDERMNYQMVIEPDRVLDAATIETLLENLTKHSISNYGPGSSFQVGECSCRVVQIDPLGSANASDPKENVSVVIRIPISLSETLQELLYSNEEEAEEVIALLKAMSPDEQKETAVITPFISQASLLKKRLYMAGIGCVSVWLPFQISGRSFRSCIISLVSANAERVIRYPLTDPGVLYTMFTSAEENLIVVGDRETIGQSRLIAEIISENRSPDEI, from the coding sequence TTGACTGGAACATATGTTCCCTTTGATACGCTGGTGAAAGAACCGGAGGCCTACAAAGACCAATGGATTCAGAGCCGGGCCCGTTTATCCTCGCAGCCCTACTATGCAACGACTCAGGGAGGGCCGAAGTATCTGCTGAACCTTGAGGTGCCCTCTGGATACCGACACGATATCAGGATTGTAATCTGGGAACATCCTCCCTCCTGGCTCCCCTACACCGAAACCTCACCGAACCTCGTCTCGCTCTTCGGGAGCGATGATGAAGAGTGTAAAAAGATGTGCCATCTCTTCAGTCAGGGAGAGGAGGTGTTCTTTGAGGGTTTTCTGAAATATTCTGCCGAAATATTCTGGATAAATGTCGAACGGATTCTCATTGCTCATCCTTCCATTGCAATCGGACCACGGGAGATCATTGGCGCACTTCATTGTCCGAGGATCTATTATCTTGAATATATCAAAAACACCACGGACAATATTCTCAGAAGGCCCGTGAAACAGATTTCCCGTGGAAACGTAGTCCATAGCATCTGCGAACATCTCACCCTATCGGGAGAGATAGTCCACCTTTCTGAGATGGGGGGGAGGGAGAGAACGGGAAGACTGCGGGAGATCGTCGAAAATGAGACAAATACGACGTTCAGAATGAGCTCTGCCCTCCACCTTCTCGCAGATGACACGCTTGAAAGTGTCCAGAAGGATGCATATTTCCATCTTAAAGATCTCACGCAGGAAACAGAGGTAGCAGATTTTTTCAGGGGAAGAAATGTGGTCACCGAGCGGATGGTCAACCAGCTCTATGGATTTTCAGGTGTGCTCGACTTTCTTATTGATGGATCTGTTCCGGTAGAACTCAAAACCTCCTCTCAACTCCATGAAGAACACCTGATCCAGCTCAAGGTCTACCTCCTTGTGAGTTATCTGGACTCAGGCAATCGCATGGGGCATCTCATGTATTCGAAGTGCGTAGAATCGAGGAGTTCAGGTGAGTGTCGTCACATTCACCCTGTAGAACTGACCGAAGAAGATATCGACGCCATTCTTTATGGCCGTCACCGTGTTTTGCTCATGAGAAGAGGGATGCAGCTCCCATCCCCCCAGAACATGGACTGTGAAGAATGTAGATATCGGCGTCCTTCTCCTTATTCTCTGCAAAAAATGTATCCTGCGTGTTCATTTTACTGTCAGACTGAACGATACTGGGATTGTTATTTGTATGATGAACACGGTCAGATTACAGCATTATGCCCGCTGTTTGATGACTGCGAACTCAAATTTTCCTACTTCGATACAGAGATCATCGATCATTGGAACAAGATGAGAAAGGCCATCTCGGCAGAAAACGAAGAGTTGACCCTCCTTGCCAGACAACTTCGCAACCTCCCTGAAGAAACGCTTCGGATGGGCGGTCAGAAAGTGAGCAATCTAAAACTTATGACCAGATCTGATCAGGTCTGTATCTTCAGTTCTGATGAGGCCCTCCCATGCCTCGATTGCATTCCTGGAGATAGGGTGTCGATCTCGACGGAAGATGGAAAAAACACCTATTCTGGAACTCTGGCTGGAATCGGCCTCAATGAGGTGCAGGTCCTCTTCGGCGGTTCTCCCTCTGAAGAGTTCTTTGGATCACCCAGATATGCTCTTTCCAGAGATTATTCTGAGAAAGCGATCATGCGGTATCTGCTCAGGGTGAGCGATTATACTGAGCGCAATCGGCAGGAGATGCGCCTCTCCTCCGGGTCCCGGGGAAAAATCCTCGAAACGCGGGCACTGAAAGAGTATGATCCAGTGGCTGTGGCCAAGGATCTCTTCAGGAGCAAACTGGTTGCGATCCATTCCCCATCCCAGACCTCTGATGTCGAACGATGCGTGGAAATTCTTGGCCACCTTTCAGAGAAATTTTCTGTTCTCGTTGTTCTCAGAAATCGATCGGAGATTGAGGAGTTTGTCCAGCGATATCCCAGAACGCACGATCTCCTCATCATCGATCGAGAGGAAGATTTCCCACCCAAACCCAGGGTCTGTGAGATCGGAGAGAATAATTCCCCCAGAGATATTCAGGAAAAAATATCTCTGTCGCGTGTGATCATCACCGATATTGGATTCCTTCAACGCTCTCATTTCTTTGAGGCTCTCTCACATCCAGAAAGGTCGTATTACTTTGATTATGTGTGTGCAACAGGGGCCGAACAATTCTTTGAACCGATGTTTTACTATATCAAAAATCTGGGATATTCAACGCTTCTCATCGGCGATGCATTCAGGATGTCGTACCCGGTGCGCAGTCGAGAGGCTCGCTCACTGGGGCTTGAGGAAAGGCCCTTTGAGCGACTCGTCCTCTATGATTCATATTTTGAGTCAAACGATTACGCGGTCTACCATGAGCCCTTCAGGCGACTCCCCGGGAGTGTAGTTCGAGCCTTCGAGAAGATCGATTCGGAGATCTCCTCAGAACGGATTGACGGGAACCTCACATATATTGATGTAAAGGGACATGAGAGGTCGGTTTTCCGTGTCGACTGCCTCTATCAGATCTGCATGGGAGATGAGCGGATGAACTACCAGATGGTCATCGAACCTGACCGCGTTCTGGATGCCGCAACGATAGAGACACTCCTTGAAAATCTTACGAAACACTCCATAAGCAACTACGGCCCCGGAAGTTCGTTCCAGGTCGGGGAGTGTTCGTGCAGGGTCGTCCAGATCGATCCGCTCGGGAGTGCGAATGCGTCGGATCCGAAGGAGAATGTCTCTGTCGTGATCCGGATTCCAATCTCATTGTCTGAAACCCTTCAAGAACTGCTGTATTCCAATGAGGAGGAGGCAGAAGAGGTCATTGCACTTCTGAAGGCGATGTCCCCGGATGAACAAAAAGAGACGGCCGTCATCACACCGTTTATCTCGCAGGCCTCGCTTCTGAAGAAACGGTTGTACATGGCCGGGATCGGTTGCGTCTCGGTGTGGCTCCCCTTCCAGATCAGTGGCCGGAGTTTCCGTTCATGTATCATCTCGCTTGTGAGTGCCAACGCAGAACGGGTCATCAGGTACCCACTGACCGATCCTGGTGTGCTGTATACGATGTTTACCTCTGCTGAAGAAAATCTCATTGTTGTGGGGGATAGAGAGACGATTGGACAGAGTAGATTGATTGCAGAGATTATTTCAGAAAATCGTTCTCCGGATGAGATATAA
- a CDS encoding HEAT repeat domain-containing protein, whose protein sequence is MSHFEKFDPNSYRILERPLSQLLIDDLIAGSWTIEEFVSKYGIDKQDIRNVLNPLMDDASVFKEGYIPRRIIPNDQNGHRTSYRYSFIPIPIQARIFDPSLGFSLLKWSDILQDEDIPISAPYEVKKEDYFQNLTSYWGIPEDKILNHFNSEKTLFVNTVYGPLPVLSNPILYQQILDKFTQSTETLAQKSYKRIFSTEYRYYWAFLNQGPGSITDLRYCVVKLHDILEYCREHTLVQEYRRFQEINRNLLKMITLNPKMTSLPPAERPQKTTKWTQKIQKTEFNKDLQQQTLQTISDPIIAPKNCDDNMDPNPLIHSIISSLHSSDLKVKIEAIEQLSNLKTDEALNLLHQEVFRCNQAFAVYATECISTFPLSRTPEVLADILHSVPHPKARVTAAQALSGLNTQASVMALEKGFSDYNTQVREACVRSLGIIGSPLAIKILKNHMETENSVVVREAIERILNQ, encoded by the coding sequence GTGAGTCATTTTGAAAAATTTGATCCAAATAGTTACCGGATTCTCGAGAGGCCCTTATCCCAACTGCTCATCGATGATCTTATAGCCGGTTCGTGGACTATTGAGGAGTTCGTATCAAAATATGGGATTGATAAACAGGATATTAGAAATGTACTCAATCCCCTCATGGATGATGCTTCAGTATTTAAGGAAGGATACATTCCCCGCAGAATAATTCCAAACGATCAAAACGGACATCGTACAAGTTATAGATATTCTTTTATCCCAATTCCTATTCAGGCTCGAATATTTGACCCCTCACTTGGATTTAGCCTCCTGAAATGGTCAGATATTTTACAAGATGAAGACATACCTATTAGTGCTCCATATGAAGTAAAAAAAGAAGATTATTTTCAGAATCTAACCTCATATTGGGGGATCCCAGAGGATAAAATTCTGAATCATTTTAACTCAGAAAAGACACTTTTTGTTAACACGGTATATGGACCCCTGCCGGTGCTCAGCAATCCTATACTCTACCAGCAAATCCTGGACAAATTTACACAGAGTACAGAAACTTTAGCACAGAAATCTTACAAACGGATCTTCAGTACAGAATATCGATATTACTGGGCATTTTTAAATCAAGGTCCGGGTTCAATAACTGATCTTCGTTATTGTGTTGTAAAACTTCACGATATACTGGAGTATTGTAGGGAACACACTCTTGTGCAAGAATATAGGCGGTTTCAGGAGATCAACAGAAATCTCTTAAAAATGATTACTCTAAATCCGAAAATGACGTCTCTTCCCCCAGCAGAGAGACCACAAAAAACAACAAAATGGACCCAAAAAATTCAAAAGACAGAATTTAATAAAGATTTACAGCAGCAAACCCTTCAAACAATATCAGATCCAATAATCGCACCAAAAAATTGTGATGACAATATGGACCCTAATCCATTAATCCATTCTATCATCTCATCTCTTCACTCCTCCGACCTCAAAGTTAAGATAGAGGCTATAGAACAACTATCTAACCTGAAAACCGATGAAGCTCTGAATCTACTGCACCAAGAAGTATTTCGATGCAACCAGGCATTTGCTGTCTATGCAACTGAATGCATTAGCACATTCCCCCTCTCCCGTACGCCTGAGGTACTTGCAGATATTCTGCATTCAGTCCCACATCCCAAAGCCCGTGTTACTGCTGCACAGGCCTTGTCTGGTCTGAATACTCAAGCATCAGTCATGGCCCTTGAAAAGGGGTTTTCTGATTATAATACTCAGGTTCGGGAAGCCTGTGTTCGATCCCTAGGGATCATTGGTAGTCCACTAGCGATTAAGATTCTTAAAAACCATATGGAAACCGAGAACTCAGTGGTTGTTCGAGAGGCAATTGAAAGGATTCTCAACCAATAG